In Cytobacillus oceanisediminis, the following proteins share a genomic window:
- a CDS encoding polysaccharide deacetylase family protein: MIYFFTAVIIIFIIYAVLPTLLIRSLNWGIVKEITEPHSIALTFDDGPDPQYTARLLDVLKKHEAKAAFFIVGEKAAKHPLLLKRMQAEGHTIGIHHYRHISSWILSPGSLKKQLEQTKQVIEETINEEVYFYRPPWGHFNLFTLWMARKYKIIMWSGIFKDWKIKQIRDTLTESLARETVPGRIFLLHDSGETLGADSSAPEYMIGHLDQYLQQAALKGIHFVSLKDGYQGHRI, from the coding sequence ATGATCTATTTTTTTACCGCAGTGATTATTATATTTATCATTTATGCAGTTCTTCCCACTTTACTCATACGTTCGCTGAATTGGGGAATTGTAAAAGAAATAACGGAACCACATTCCATTGCTTTAACCTTTGATGATGGTCCTGATCCCCAGTATACCGCAAGGCTTCTGGATGTCTTAAAAAAGCATGAAGCTAAGGCAGCCTTTTTCATTGTCGGGGAAAAAGCAGCCAAACATCCATTGCTGCTTAAAAGGATGCAGGCAGAAGGGCATACAATTGGCATCCATCATTATCGGCATATCTCAAGCTGGATCCTTTCACCGGGATCTTTAAAAAAACAGCTGGAGCAAACAAAACAAGTTATTGAAGAAACGATTAATGAAGAAGTCTATTTCTATCGTCCGCCATGGGGCCACTTCAATTTATTTACCCTCTGGATGGCAAGGAAGTATAAGATTATTATGTGGTCGGGCATTTTCAAGGATTGGAAGATCAAACAAATCAGGGACACCCTTACAGAGTCGTTAGCAAGAGAAACCGTACCTGGCCGGATTTTTCTTCTCCACGACAGCGGTGAAACTCTTGGCGCTGACTCCAGTGCACCTGAATATATGATTGGCCATCTGGACCAGTATTTGCAGCAGGCAGCACTAAAAGGGATCCATTTTGTTTCTTTAAAAGATGGATATCAGGGGCATCGCATATGA
- a CDS encoding FecCD family ABC transporter permease codes for MTKDAQPFIPFIYKLAAGFVIFSGMFVAACVFGAADVTVRDVWLALTSNASGEKISIIREIRLPREIAAIFVGAALSISGAIMQGMTRNPLADPGLLGLTAGANASLALTLVLIPSANYIGILFACFIGAAVGAGLVFGIGAMKKGGFSPIRIVLAGAAVSAFLFAIAEGVGIYFKISKEVSMWTAGGIIGTSWSQLQVIVPVISIGILVSLFLSKQLTILSLNEEVAVGLGQNTTQVKTILFILVTLLAGASVALVGNMAFLGLMVPHIVRAIVGTDYRFILPMSALTGAAFMLLADTLGRTINAPYETPAAAIIAVMGLPFFLFIVHKGGKAFS; via the coding sequence ATGACAAAAGATGCTCAACCCTTCATTCCATTTATCTATAAACTCGCTGCAGGCTTTGTTATCTTTTCCGGCATGTTTGTGGCTGCGTGTGTGTTTGGAGCTGCGGATGTCACGGTCAGAGATGTTTGGCTGGCGCTTACTTCCAATGCTTCCGGAGAAAAAATTTCAATTATTCGTGAAATCCGTCTGCCGCGTGAAATTGCTGCGATCTTCGTTGGAGCTGCGCTTAGCATTTCCGGGGCCATTATGCAGGGAATGACAAGAAACCCTCTCGCCGATCCAGGCCTGCTCGGATTAACGGCCGGAGCAAATGCCTCACTTGCATTAACTCTTGTGCTCATTCCCTCAGCTAATTACATAGGGATTCTGTTCGCCTGTTTTATCGGTGCAGCTGTCGGAGCAGGGCTGGTTTTCGGCATAGGCGCCATGAAAAAAGGAGGTTTTTCTCCTATTCGGATCGTATTGGCCGGAGCCGCGGTTTCTGCCTTCCTTTTCGCAATAGCCGAAGGAGTTGGCATCTACTTTAAAATTTCAAAAGAAGTCAGCATGTGGACTGCAGGCGGAATCATCGGCACATCCTGGAGCCAGCTGCAAGTGATTGTCCCGGTTATTTCCATCGGTATTCTTGTTTCGCTTTTTCTGTCCAAGCAGCTGACTATTTTAAGCCTAAATGAGGAAGTAGCTGTGGGTCTGGGGCAAAATACAACTCAGGTTAAGACCATCCTTTTCATCTTAGTGACCCTGCTTGCTGGCGCATCGGTTGCACTGGTCGGCAATATGGCTTTTCTAGGGCTGATGGTGCCTCATATTGTCCGTGCTATTGTAGGTACCGACTACCGTTTTATTCTTCCCATGTCCGCACTCACAGGAGCTGCTTTTATGCTTCTGGCCGATACACTCGGGAGAACCATCAACGCTCCTTACGAAACACCGGCAGCGGCCATTATCGCCGTTATGGGGCTTCCTTTCTTCCTGTTTATTGTTCATAAAGGAGGTAAGGCGTTCTCATGA
- a CDS encoding MFS transporter produces the protein MWKNKNVWILLTGEFIAGLGLWLGIIGNLEFMQEKVPSDFLKSLILAGGLLAGIAVGPWAGRITDQISKKTVMLASGFARALSVVFMLIAIQTGSVWWMVIFLVFLQISAAFYFPALQAAIPLVVEDKDLLQLNGVHMNVSTLSRILGTALAGVLLVILPLSMLYIASLVAYLILFIITFFMDFEESFSKESTGRNSSRGSGGFKEVFPIIQGLPIVFMTLILTLVPLLFLGGFNLMVINISELQDSSSIKGLIYTAEGLGFMLGAFIVKRISQKRSPYAILFFFSFIIGLSQLLLYFADVPVLSILAFFIFGFAVGCFFPTAATIFQTRVPKEFHGRFFSFRNMLDRVTFQIVLLLTGFLLDAVGLQIMVVIFGILSLIMTAAFFAKFKQIRTEVQVKEKIST, from the coding sequence ATGTGGAAAAATAAAAATGTATGGATTTTATTAACTGGGGAGTTTATAGCAGGGCTGGGCTTGTGGCTCGGTATAATAGGGAATCTCGAATTTATGCAGGAAAAGGTTCCTTCAGATTTTCTAAAGTCGCTTATTTTGGCAGGCGGATTGCTGGCTGGAATTGCTGTTGGACCATGGGCAGGAAGAATAACTGACCAAATCAGCAAGAAGACGGTCATGCTGGCATCTGGCTTCGCCCGGGCATTGAGCGTTGTTTTTATGTTAATAGCCATACAAACCGGGTCAGTCTGGTGGATGGTTATTTTTCTGGTATTCCTGCAAATTTCGGCAGCCTTCTATTTTCCAGCTCTGCAGGCTGCCATTCCGCTGGTTGTGGAAGATAAGGACCTGCTGCAGCTGAATGGAGTCCATATGAATGTGTCCACCCTTTCGAGAATATTAGGTACTGCTTTAGCTGGCGTTTTGTTAGTTATCTTGCCATTATCAATGCTTTACATCGCTTCGCTTGTCGCTTATCTGATTCTCTTTATAATCACCTTTTTTATGGATTTTGAAGAATCCTTCTCAAAGGAAAGCACAGGAAGAAACTCAAGCAGAGGCAGCGGAGGATTCAAGGAAGTATTCCCGATTATTCAAGGTCTGCCCATTGTGTTTATGACATTGATCCTAACCTTGGTTCCGCTTCTGTTCCTTGGCGGATTTAACTTAATGGTCATTAATATCAGTGAGCTTCAGGACAGCTCATCCATTAAAGGCTTGATCTATACGGCAGAAGGACTCGGTTTCATGCTTGGCGCGTTTATTGTCAAACGAATCAGCCAAAAACGTTCTCCTTATGCGATCCTGTTTTTCTTCTCCTTCATCATCGGCCTATCACAGCTGCTTCTGTACTTTGCGGATGTGCCTGTTCTATCTATCTTGGCTTTCTTCATTTTTGGGTTTGCCGTCGGCTGTTTCTTCCCGACTGCCGCCACCATTTTTCAAACAAGAGTGCCAAAGGAATTTCACGGAAGATTCTTCTCCTTCCGAAACATGCTTGACCGTGTGACTTTTCAGATTGTCCTGCTTCTGACAGGATTCCTGCTGGATGCAGTCGGCCTTCAGATAATGGTCGTGATCTTTGGAATACTGTCGCTGATCATGACGGCAGCATTCTTTGCTAAATTCAAGCAAATAAGGACAGAGGTTCAGGTAAAAGAAAAGATCAGTACGTAA
- a CDS encoding iron-hydroxamate ABC transporter substrate-binding protein gives MKKLLIPFTILLLLLISACGNTEQGESKEAEPKEDKKSGTFTYESETGPVEVPADPKRVVLLSGFTGNVMQLGVNIVGVDTWSKNNPRFEEELKDAEEVSEDNLEKIIELEPDLIIALSTVKNYDKLKEIAPTVTYTWGKLDYLSQHEEIGKLLNKEEEAKKWVADFKQRAETAGEDIRAKIGEDATVSVFEIFDKQLYVFGDNWARGTEILYQAMDLKMPEKVKEMALKDGYYAISTEVLPEYAGDYIVLSKYAEADHSFQETDTYKNIPAVKNDRVFEMEGNGASFSDPITLDAQLEFFKESFLGK, from the coding sequence ATGAAGAAACTATTGATCCCGTTTACGATCTTGCTGCTTCTGCTTATTAGCGCCTGCGGCAATACAGAGCAAGGAGAATCCAAAGAAGCAGAACCAAAAGAAGACAAAAAATCAGGCACCTTTACTTATGAATCTGAAACTGGACCGGTTGAAGTCCCAGCTGATCCTAAGAGAGTTGTCCTCCTTTCCGGCTTTACAGGAAATGTAATGCAATTAGGCGTAAATATCGTCGGTGTGGACACATGGTCCAAGAATAACCCTCGTTTTGAAGAAGAATTGAAAGATGCTGAAGAAGTATCTGAAGATAACCTTGAAAAAATAATTGAATTAGAACCAGACTTGATTATTGCATTATCTACTGTAAAAAACTACGATAAACTTAAGGAAATTGCACCAACTGTAACTTATACATGGGGCAAATTAGATTATCTGTCACAGCATGAAGAAATCGGCAAGCTTCTTAATAAAGAAGAAGAAGCAAAGAAATGGGTGGCCGACTTCAAACAGCGTGCCGAAACAGCTGGTGAAGACATCCGTGCAAAAATTGGAGAAGATGCAACCGTTTCTGTATTTGAAATCTTTGATAAACAGCTTTATGTGTTTGGCGATAACTGGGCTCGCGGAACAGAAATCCTGTACCAGGCAATGGACTTAAAAATGCCTGAAAAAGTTAAGGAAATGGCTCTAAAAGATGGCTATTACGCTATTTCTACAGAAGTCCTTCCAGAGTATGCCGGAGATTACATTGTATTGAGCAAATACGCTGAAGCTGACCATTCGTTCCAGGAAACTGATACGTACAAAAATATCCCTGCTGTAAAAAATGATCGAGTCTTTGAAATGGAAGGCAATGGTGCTTCCTTTAGTGATCCAATTACACTTGATGCACAGCTGGAATTCTTTAAAGAATCATTTTTAGGAAAGTAA
- a CDS encoding DedA family protein → MSTETIIEFISSYGYWIIFLFLFFGIVGIPAPEESLLFLIGVLIGNHKLSFAESAVCAEAGVLLGMLSAYWIGKKAGTPFLKKYGRYIGITEKRWNTAQKKYMENHRFMIFAGFYMPGIRQISPYFAGISKVPFHQYLLYSAAGSLSWVLPIIAAGYFAGSLFDINPEYVPYLGIVLLVVFVIYMLFKYAKNKFK, encoded by the coding sequence ATGAGTACTGAAACAATTATTGAATTTATTTCGTCCTACGGTTACTGGATCATCTTTTTATTTTTATTTTTCGGGATTGTCGGCATTCCTGCTCCGGAAGAATCGCTATTATTCCTGATTGGCGTGTTAATTGGAAATCACAAATTAAGCTTTGCCGAATCTGCTGTCTGTGCAGAAGCAGGTGTGCTGCTTGGAATGCTTTCAGCCTATTGGATCGGAAAAAAAGCAGGTACGCCCTTTCTCAAAAAATATGGCAGATATATTGGGATCACGGAAAAGAGATGGAATACCGCCCAGAAAAAATACATGGAAAATCATCGTTTCATGATCTTTGCAGGTTTTTATATGCCGGGAATACGTCAGATAAGCCCTTACTTTGCCGGCATTTCAAAAGTCCCTTTTCATCAGTACCTTCTATATTCTGCAGCAGGCTCTCTTAGCTGGGTGCTTCCTATAATTGCTGCGGGATACTTTGCAGGAAGCTTATTTGATATAAATCCTGAATATGTGCCATATCTAGGGATTGTGTTATTAGTTGTATTCGTAATCTACATGCTCTTTAAATACGCAAAAAATAAATTCAAGTAA
- a CDS encoding antibiotic biosynthesis monooxygenase family protein — translation MFIQLKTITVKEGHSNNLVERFAGEGIIEEQPGFIDLNVLKKKQRSGDEEVAVMIRWESEEAWKVWETSDVHIAGHKANRGKPKPEYIIDSRQDVYHSLGRKQYREPAEIK, via the coding sequence ATGTTTATTCAATTAAAAACGATTACGGTGAAAGAAGGCCATTCCAATAATTTAGTCGAGCGCTTTGCAGGGGAAGGAATAATCGAAGAACAGCCTGGATTCATTGATTTGAATGTTTTAAAGAAGAAACAGCGCAGCGGGGATGAAGAAGTGGCAGTCATGATTCGCTGGGAATCGGAAGAAGCCTGGAAGGTGTGGGAAACAAGTGATGTACATATTGCTGGGCACAAGGCAAACCGCGGCAAACCGAAGCCGGAATATATTATTGATAGCCGTCAGGATGTCTATCATTCATTGGGCCGGAAGCAATACCGTGAGCCAGCAGAAATTAAATAA
- a CDS encoding MGDG synthase family glycosyltransferase has product MKVLLLPLFQFPTGHSKVAKTLQDHIQSQYPDAEIKIIDFLSYCSDNLEKLVSGIYLKGFLEAPFLYRALYYTIMYKQHPFKLQPDLQVLSYYFERKMQKFLDEENPDLIFCTHSFPSGIISSLKQKGRYRDITAVNVYTDFFINDIWGKRGIDFHFVPHPEAKEKLIRKHHIPDEQIFVTGIPVHSAYHLPVPFKKDNRIRHILVAGGNSGLVNCDFLEAMQKVPHIRFLILCGNNDELYSSLQALDSKQIEPIGYIDDPYEMNQLYNKADAILTKPGGVTISEALQKKLPILVHTSLPGQEEINLDYLLDKNLVTVINNKQIVEQLNNEEAILSLRKHIDAYLAKVTCPLEYAIFISIKSTGRKTPETVHSIRAIPTIK; this is encoded by the coding sequence ATGAAAGTTCTCCTGCTCCCATTATTTCAATTCCCCACGGGACATTCAAAAGTTGCCAAAACACTTCAGGACCATATTCAAAGCCAATATCCTGATGCGGAAATCAAAATAATCGACTTTCTTTCCTATTGCAGTGATAACCTTGAAAAGCTGGTCTCAGGTATATATTTAAAAGGTTTCCTGGAAGCCCCTTTCCTTTACAGGGCATTATATTACACCATTATGTATAAGCAGCATCCTTTTAAATTGCAGCCTGATTTACAGGTTCTATCCTATTATTTTGAAAGAAAAATGCAGAAGTTCCTTGATGAAGAAAATCCGGATTTAATATTTTGCACTCATTCTTTTCCATCTGGAATCATCAGTTCACTAAAGCAAAAGGGACGATACCGGGACATTACTGCGGTGAATGTTTACACGGATTTTTTTATAAATGATATATGGGGAAAACGGGGAATTGATTTTCATTTCGTTCCTCATCCCGAGGCGAAGGAAAAGCTTATCAGAAAGCACCATATTCCTGATGAGCAAATTTTTGTAACAGGGATTCCGGTTCATTCTGCCTATCACCTCCCGGTTCCATTTAAGAAAGATAACCGGATACGCCATATCCTGGTTGCAGGAGGAAACAGCGGCTTAGTAAACTGTGATTTTCTTGAAGCTATGCAAAAGGTTCCCCATATTCGATTTCTGATTCTTTGCGGAAATAATGACGAATTATATAGCTCACTCCAAGCACTTGATTCAAAGCAGATCGAGCCCATTGGATATATTGATGACCCTTATGAAATGAACCAGCTATATAATAAAGCGGATGCTATTTTGACCAAACCAGGAGGAGTTACAATTAGCGAAGCACTGCAAAAGAAACTTCCGATTCTGGTCCATACCTCACTCCCCGGGCAAGAGGAAATCAATTTGGACTATTTGCTTGACAAAAATCTGGTGACTGTCATTAATAACAAACAAATTGTTGAACAGCTTAATAATGAAGAAGCTATACTTAGTCTAAGAAAACACATTGATGCCTATCTGGCAAAAGTCACTTGCCCATTGGAATATGCCATTTTCATTTCAATTAAAAGCACCGGCAGAAAAACGCCTGAAACCGTTCATTCCATAAGAGCCATCCCAACTATAAAGTGA
- a CDS encoding manganese catalase family protein, with amino-acid sequence MFFHVKELQFEAKPERPDPVFAKKLQELIGGQYGEMTVAMQYMFQGWATRGNEKYRDLLLDIGTEEIGHVEMLATMVARLMDDAPVNQQEEAAKDPVVGSIMGEMNPQHAIVSGLGARPTDSVGNPWMGTYITASGNLLADFRSNLNAESQGRLQAARLYEMTDDKGIKDLLSVLIARDAYHQNQWAAAIAELEEKEGLLVPSTFPREKERTDISYTLYNLSAGEESSTGRWAQGPALDGQGEYKYVSNPKPEGDKPMLKPAPPSLHNTLPMD; translated from the coding sequence ATGTTTTTTCATGTAAAAGAATTGCAATTTGAAGCAAAGCCGGAACGACCGGATCCCGTTTTTGCCAAAAAGCTTCAGGAATTGATTGGCGGCCAATATGGTGAAATGACGGTTGCCATGCAGTACATGTTTCAGGGCTGGGCAACTCGTGGAAATGAAAAGTATCGCGACCTTCTGCTGGATATTGGGACTGAAGAAATTGGACATGTGGAAATGCTCGCAACAATGGTTGCCAGACTAATGGACGACGCCCCTGTTAATCAGCAGGAAGAAGCAGCAAAGGATCCAGTGGTAGGATCGATTATGGGCGAAATGAACCCGCAGCATGCCATCGTCTCCGGATTGGGTGCACGTCCGACTGACAGTGTAGGGAACCCTTGGATGGGTACTTATATTACAGCCAGCGGAAACTTATTAGCAGATTTCCGCTCAAACTTAAATGCAGAGTCGCAGGGCCGGCTGCAGGCTGCACGTCTCTATGAAATGACTGATGATAAGGGTATTAAAGATCTGCTTTCAGTTCTGATTGCCAGAGACGCCTACCATCAAAACCAATGGGCTGCTGCGATTGCAGAGCTTGAAGAAAAAGAAGGCCTGCTTGTCCCTAGCACCTTCCCTCGTGAAAAAGAACGCACAGATATCTCTTACACACTCTACAACCTTTCAGCAGGCGAAGAAAGCAGCACAGGCAGATGGGCGCAGGGCCCTGCTCTTGATGGCCAGGGAGAATACAAATATGTAAGCAATCCGAAGCCTGAAGGAGACAAGCCTATGCTCAAGCCTGCACCTCCAAGCCTTCATAATACATTGCCGATGGATTAA
- a CDS encoding NAD(P)/FAD-dependent oxidoreductase, with product MKNAEVFDVTVIGGGPAGLYSTFYSGLRKMKTKLIEFQPMLGGKIHVYPEKMIWDVGGLTPTPGAKLIEQLVEQGLTFNPTVVLNEKVESIAKNDDGLFVLKGSSGEEHYSKTVIVAVGSGILKPQKLKIEGAERFEVSNLNYTVKSLKHFKDKTVIVSGGGNSAVDWANELEPVAKQVYITCRRDALTGHEAQVSQLMNSSVICINHTSITKLIAGGNHEEIEQVELTNNETGEVSYLQIDEVVINHGYEQDTELLKNSNLNIEMLEDFYIAGNANSETSVEGLYAAGDILKHDGKLHLIAGAFQDAANAVNKAKQYIEPDAAAAAMVSSHNDVFKKRNRELVKQLVH from the coding sequence ATGAAAAATGCTGAAGTGTTTGATGTGACGGTCATTGGAGGCGGACCTGCGGGTCTTTATTCCACTTTCTACAGCGGATTAAGGAAAATGAAAACAAAGCTGATTGAGTTTCAGCCGATGCTGGGTGGTAAAATTCATGTATATCCGGAGAAAATGATCTGGGATGTGGGCGGCCTGACTCCGACTCCGGGAGCTAAGCTGATCGAACAGCTGGTGGAGCAGGGACTAACGTTTAATCCAACAGTTGTTCTTAATGAAAAAGTAGAATCCATTGCCAAAAATGATGATGGTCTATTTGTCTTAAAAGGCTCTTCTGGAGAAGAGCACTATTCAAAAACCGTCATTGTCGCAGTTGGCAGCGGAATTCTAAAGCCGCAGAAACTGAAGATAGAAGGGGCAGAGCGTTTTGAAGTTTCCAATCTGAATTATACAGTCAAATCGCTTAAACATTTTAAGGATAAGACTGTAATTGTTTCCGGCGGAGGAAACTCTGCAGTAGACTGGGCAAATGAATTGGAGCCAGTTGCCAAGCAGGTATACATTACTTGCAGGAGAGATGCTTTGACTGGACATGAAGCTCAGGTTTCACAGCTGATGAATAGCTCGGTTATCTGCATTAACCATACGTCCATCACAAAATTAATTGCCGGCGGAAATCACGAGGAAATTGAACAGGTGGAATTGACCAATAATGAAACGGGCGAAGTTTCTTATCTGCAGATTGATGAAGTAGTAATTAATCATGGATATGAACAGGATACGGAACTCTTAAAAAATAGCAATCTGAATATTGAAATGCTCGAAGACTTCTATATTGCAGGCAATGCAAACAGCGAAACGTCAGTTGAAGGGCTATATGCTGCAGGGGATATCCTAAAGCATGACGGCAAACTTCACTTAATTGCCGGGGCATTCCAGGATGCTGCCAATGCAGTAAACAAAGCGAAGCAGTACATTGAACCGGATGCTGCCGCAGCTGCGATGGTTTCTTCTCATAATGATGTCTTTAAAAAACGGAATCGGGAATTGGTGAAGCAGCTGGTGCACTAG
- a CDS encoding FecCD family ABC transporter permease: MIQPELVKKQRILMAVLSALIIVTIVIGMGLGYASLSYDRLIPTIMGQGTFKEEFVLFSIRLPRVFITVLAGMALALSGAILQGITRNDLADPGIIGINSGAGVAIAVFFLFFPIEAGTFIYMLPLCAFFGALLTAILIYAFSYKKSEGLQPVKMVLIGVGFSMALSGVMIVLISSAEREKVDFIAKWLSGNIWGTDWPFIWALLPWLLLLIPFTLYKANRLNLLSLSEPVAIGIGVSIEKERITLLLTAVALAASAVSVTGGIAFIGLIAPHMAKALVGPRNQLFIPIAILLGGWLLLFADTLGRNLVDPDGLPAGIMVALIGAPYFMYLLLKK, translated from the coding sequence ATGATTCAGCCAGAGTTAGTAAAAAAACAGCGAATTTTAATGGCCGTTTTATCAGCACTTATTATTGTTACCATTGTGATTGGAATGGGATTAGGCTATGCCTCCCTTTCATATGACCGATTGATCCCGACTATTATGGGACAGGGCACATTTAAAGAAGAATTTGTGTTATTTTCTATTCGCCTGCCGCGGGTATTTATCACCGTCTTGGCCGGCATGGCACTTGCATTATCCGGTGCCATTTTACAAGGGATTACACGCAATGACCTGGCGGATCCAGGCATCATTGGCATAAACTCCGGTGCCGGGGTTGCTATAGCGGTATTCTTTCTGTTCTTCCCGATTGAAGCTGGCACATTCATATACATGCTGCCTTTATGCGCATTTTTCGGCGCTTTACTTACTGCAATCCTCATCTATGCTTTTTCCTATAAAAAAAGCGAGGGGCTTCAGCCTGTAAAGATGGTGCTGATTGGGGTCGGATTTTCCATGGCGCTTTCCGGTGTCATGATTGTCCTGATTTCTTCAGCGGAAAGAGAGAAAGTCGATTTCATAGCTAAATGGCTATCAGGGAATATCTGGGGAACGGATTGGCCGTTCATCTGGGCACTCCTCCCCTGGCTTCTTCTGCTTATTCCATTTACTTTATATAAAGCAAATCGCTTAAATCTATTAAGCCTAAGCGAGCCTGTCGCCATTGGAATAGGGGTATCCATTGAAAAAGAACGGATCACCCTTCTCCTTACAGCCGTTGCATTGGCCGCTTCAGCTGTGTCTGTAACCGGCGGAATCGCCTTTATCGGCTTAATTGCACCGCACATGGCTAAAGCGCTTGTTGGACCGCGGAATCAGCTTTTCATTCCAATCGCTATTCTTTTAGGAGGATGGCTTCTCTTATTCGCCGACACGCTTGGCCGGAACCTCGTAGATCCGGACGGCCTGCCAGCCGGCATAATGGTTGCGCTGATCGGTGCTCCATATTTCATGTATTTACTGTTAAAAAAGTAG
- a CDS encoding ABC transporter ATP-binding protein, producing MVRLYTDGLNIGYSERLIVKDLSVQIPDKKITTIIGPNGCGKSTLLKAITRIISHQSGTVILDGENISKENTKILAKKMAILPQTPESASGLTVGELVSYGRFPYQKGFGRLTKKDYEVIDWALDVTGTMDFKFRPVDALSGGQRQRVWIAMALAQETDIIFLDEPTTYLDMAHQLEVLELLQKLNQEQERTIVMVLHDLNQAARFADHIVALKDGEIVKSGSYEEVITQDVLRKVFNIDAVIGRDPRTNKPMCITYNLLKGENQHEETIDPVYDLAASAY from the coding sequence ATGGTCCGCCTATATACAGATGGCTTGAACATTGGATATAGTGAACGCTTGATTGTGAAAGACCTTAGTGTCCAGATTCCCGATAAAAAGATCACTACCATAATCGGCCCGAATGGCTGCGGAAAATCAACCCTTTTAAAAGCGATTACACGAATAATTTCTCATCAATCAGGCACTGTCATTTTGGATGGCGAAAACATTTCAAAGGAAAATACAAAGATCCTAGCTAAGAAAATGGCGATTTTGCCGCAAACACCCGAAAGTGCAAGCGGTTTAACAGTTGGCGAACTGGTCTCATACGGACGCTTTCCTTATCAGAAAGGCTTTGGCAGATTAACGAAAAAGGACTATGAAGTTATTGATTGGGCTCTTGATGTTACTGGAACAATGGATTTCAAATTTCGCCCGGTTGACGCCCTTTCCGGCGGCCAGCGCCAGAGAGTCTGGATCGCAATGGCTCTTGCACAGGAAACAGACATCATTTTCCTTGATGAACCGACCACTTACTTGGATATGGCCCATCAGCTTGAAGTTCTTGAACTTCTCCAAAAGCTGAACCAGGAACAGGAGCGCACCATTGTGATGGTCCTTCATGATTTAAACCAGGCAGCCCGTTTTGCTGACCATATCGTTGCATTAAAAGATGGTGAAATTGTTAAATCAGGAAGCTATGAGGAAGTCATTACACAGGATGTCTTAAGGAAAGTGTTCAATATTGATGCAGTCATCGGACGCGACCCCCGCACTAACAAGCCAATGTGTATTACTTATAATTTATTAAAAGGAGAAAATCAACATGAAGAAACTATTGATCCCGTTTACGATCTTGCTGCTTCTGCTTATTAG